A genome region from Clostridia bacterium includes the following:
- a CDS encoding PilT/PilU family type 4a pilus ATPase → MENIRTYLETAVNENAADLFLIAGKPVSIKRAGEIRSISDGFLLPKDVEALVRDIYELAQRPLPESPHGWDDDFSTSLPGLARFRVNIFRQRGSLAAVMRVVKFGIPSWEDLSIPDEVMKISERTRGLVLVTGPAGSGKSTTLACVVDRINQTRNAHIITIEDPIEYLHSHREGIVSQRELNVDTESYVTALRASLRQAPDVILLGEMRDLDTIQTAMTAAETGHLVISTLHTVGAVNTIDRIIDVFPPGQQQQIRVQLSQVLRTVVSQQLLPTVDGGLTPAFEIMHLNNAIRTLVRDSRIHQIDAAIQTGSGEGMISMDNSILALVKAGRITKDTAVHYAMNPDQMIKKA, encoded by the coding sequence ATGGAGAATATTCGGACATATTTGGAAACGGCGGTCAATGAAAACGCGGCCGATCTGTTTCTTATAGCCGGCAAGCCGGTATCTATAAAACGCGCGGGAGAGATAAGGTCGATAAGCGACGGATTTCTTCTCCCGAAAGACGTGGAGGCTTTGGTGCGTGATATATATGAATTGGCACAAAGGCCGCTGCCCGAAAGCCCGCACGGGTGGGACGACGACTTTTCCACCTCCTTGCCGGGTCTTGCGCGCTTCCGCGTTAATATATTCAGACAGCGCGGCTCGCTTGCGGCCGTAATGCGCGTAGTCAAGTTCGGCATACCGAGCTGGGAGGATCTTAGCATTCCCGATGAGGTCATGAAAATATCAGAGCGCACGAGAGGTCTCGTTTTGGTGACCGGCCCTGCCGGAAGCGGCAAATCGACTACGCTCGCCTGCGTAGTCGACAGAATAAACCAAACGCGCAACGCGCACATAATAACTATAGAAGACCCGATAGAGTATCTTCATTCTCACAGAGAAGGCATTGTAAGCCAAAGAGAGCTGAACGTCGATACGGAAAGCTATGTTACGGCGTTAAGAGCAAGCTTAAGACAAGCTCCCGACGTTATCCTGCTCGGAGAAATGAGAGACCTCGACACGATACAGACAGCTATGACCGCAGCCGAAACAGGACATCTTGTAATATCCACGCTTCACACCGTGGGCGCGGTAAACACTATAGACCGAATCATAGACGTGTTCCCCCCCGGACAGCAGCAGCAGATACGCGTACAGCTGTCTCAGGTTTTGCGTACCGTAGTAAGTCAGCAGCTTCTGCCCACTGTGGACGGAGGGCTTACGCCGGCTTTTGAGATAATGCACTTAAACAACGCTATACGCACGCTTGTAAGAGACAGCCGCATCCATCAGATCGACGCAGCTATCCAAACGGGCTCCGGCGAGGGCATGATAAGCATGGACAACTCGATCCTTGCCTTAGTCAAAGCGGGGCGTATAACGAAGGACACAGCCGTCCATTATGCGATGAACCCCGATCAGATGATCAAAAAAGCATAA
- a CDS encoding transglutaminase domain-containing protein: protein MKKKLLCMLLAAMLILALFAGCASDGAGEDASGNEASDTKTESGADAADLDEMSEEGPEVELGALLDEAVPLADAPNLGMVLTTTAPGTDVKSNESAVIDYSNTSDGYIMASWLADASSGVKVLVAGPSGTTYQYNLRTDGAYEAFPLSDGNGSYTVGVYKNTSGTKYVTILSVTFSATLKDQFAPFIRPNQYVYYSENSEAVKKAKELCAGAGNNLAKVESVYNFVVGHVTYDKAKAQSVKSGYLPDIDETLRTGKGICFDYASLMAAMLRSQGVPVKLVLGYTDGAYHAWISVWSETDGWVEGKIYFNGTEWKLMDPTFASSSNNSESVLEYIGNGENYTAKYLY from the coding sequence ATGAAGAAGAAACTACTTTGCATGCTGCTTGCGGCAATGCTTATCTTAGCCCTGTTCGCAGGATGCGCCTCTGACGGCGCGGGAGAGGATGCTTCGGGAAATGAGGCGTCCGACACTAAGACCGAAAGCGGCGCCGACGCGGCAGATTTGGACGAAATGTCCGAGGAAGGACCGGAGGTGGAGCTTGGCGCCCTTCTTGACGAGGCTGTTCCGCTTGCGGACGCTCCCAATTTAGGCATGGTGCTTACGACGACTGCGCCCGGAACGGATGTGAAGAGCAACGAATCTGCCGTTATTGATTATTCAAATACGAGCGACGGATATATTATGGCGTCATGGCTTGCCGATGCTTCGAGCGGCGTAAAGGTGCTCGTTGCGGGCCCGAGCGGGACTACATACCAGTATAATCTGCGCACCGACGGAGCATACGAGGCGTTCCCCCTGTCGGACGGAAACGGATCGTATACGGTAGGCGTTTATAAGAACACTTCGGGAACGAAATACGTGACGATACTTTCAGTAACATTCTCTGCGACGCTTAAGGATCAGTTCGCTCCCTTTATCAGACCTAATCAGTATGTATATTACTCCGAGAACAGCGAGGCTGTAAAGAAAGCGAAAGAGCTTTGCGCCGGAGCCGGCAACAATCTGGCAAAGGTGGAGAGCGTTTATAACTTCGTTGTAGGACATGTTACATATGATAAGGCGAAGGCGCAGAGCGTAAAGAGCGGCTATCTGCCCGATATTGACGAAACGCTGAGAACGGGAAAGGGCATTTGCTTTGATTATGCGTCTCTTATGGCGGCGATGCTCCGTTCGCAGGGAGTGCCCGTTAAGCTCGTTTTAGGTTATACGGACGGCGCATATCACGCATGGATAAGCGTTTGGAGCGAGACCGACGGCTGGGTAGAGGGCAAGATATACTTCAACGGCACCGAGTGGAAGCTTATGGATCCCACCTTTGCCTCCAGCAGCAACAACAGCGAAAGCGTATTGGAATATATCGGCAACGGAGAGAATTATACGGCAAAGTATCTGTACTGA
- a CDS encoding type II secretion system F family protein translates to MSKSETVPERYLPVFCQELYQLYRAGITPADGIALLREDEDDPQVSRWLDVLIDHINEGLTLAEALRSSKVFPQYMTDMIALAENTGRLEETLLALERHYVRKIRLKSDIRSAITVPVVLLVVMIAVVVLLITQVLPVFDRVFAQLGVRMGAVASSMMNAGAVLAKTGTGIAIALVVIVIIALVIRLVPKLRSGFSSWFTLRFGGRGIMGQMATSRFASSMAMATASGMNMEEAVDMSAKLCGGSREIDAKTALCRESIEAGESPADALAKSGLFSKRDCSLLKLAERTGSLPETLENLAARQEEESLRRIDRAVGTVEPAIVVITSVLAGVILLSVMLPMMGLLSGVG, encoded by the coding sequence ATGAGTAAAAGTGAAACCGTTCCGGAGAGGTACCTTCCGGTATTCTGTCAGGAGCTTTATCAGCTGTATCGTGCGGGAATAACTCCCGCCGACGGCATCGCTCTCCTTCGTGAGGACGAGGATGATCCGCAGGTGTCGCGCTGGCTTGACGTGCTTATCGACCATATAAATGAAGGTCTGACGTTGGCGGAGGCGCTGCGCAGTTCCAAAGTATTTCCGCAGTATATGACGGATATGATCGCGCTTGCGGAGAACACCGGAAGACTTGAGGAGACGCTTTTGGCGCTTGAACGCCATTATGTCAGAAAGATCCGCTTAAAGTCGGATATCCGCAGCGCCATCACCGTACCGGTGGTGCTGCTTGTGGTAATGATCGCGGTGGTCGTGCTTTTGATCACACAGGTGCTGCCGGTATTTGACCGCGTTTTCGCACAGCTCGGCGTGAGAATGGGCGCCGTGGCTTCGAGCATGATGAATGCGGGCGCAGTATTGGCCAAAACCGGGACGGGCATTGCCATAGCGCTTGTTGTCATTGTGATCATAGCGCTTGTAATAAGGCTTGTACCGAAGCTGAGAAGCGGTTTTTCATCATGGTTTACACTTCGTTTCGGCGGGCGCGGCATTATGGGCCAGATGGCGACTTCCCGATTCGCGTCGTCTATGGCTATGGCGACTGCCAGCGGTATGAATATGGAAGAAGCGGTGGATATGTCGGCGAAACTTTGCGGAGGATCGCGTGAGATAGACGCAAAGACCGCGCTGTGCAGGGAGAGTATAGAGGCGGGGGAAAGCCCTGCCGACGCGCTGGCAAAGAGCGGTCTTTTCTCTAAACGCGATTGCAGCCTTTTAAAGCTTGCCGAGCGCACGGGTTCGCTGCCTGAGACGCTTGAGAATTTGGCTGCCCGTCAGGAGGAGGAAAGCTTAAGACGCATAGACCGTGCGGTAGGCACGGTGGAACCGGCTATCGTCGTTATTACAAGCGTTTTGGCCGGTGTGATACTCTTAAGCGTAATGCTGCCTATGATGGGACTTCTGTCGGGGGTTGGATAA
- a CDS encoding UvrB/UvrC motif-containing protein translates to MLCEYCNLKPATVILKQNIDGEMKTVHICRDCAQALGVTLDKINVGEVMNDMDSFFASMFGKKSSSQSKPGTIACDFCGMTLTELQKTGKAGCANCYNVFADVMDNAIRRIHAASTHCGKVPASVDGQMSVTRKIEELKAKLNVAVQNEEYELAATIRDEIKALQAKGEEKNEQKLV, encoded by the coding sequence ATGCTTTGCGAATACTGCAATTTGAAACCGGCAACGGTGATACTTAAACAGAATATTGACGGAGAGATGAAAACTGTTCACATCTGCCGCGACTGCGCGCAGGCTTTGGGCGTTACTCTCGATAAAATAAACGTCGGCGAAGTTATGAACGATATGGACAGCTTTTTTGCATCCATGTTCGGAAAAAAGAGCTCCTCGCAGTCAAAGCCGGGAACGATAGCCTGCGACTTCTGCGGAATGACGCTTACGGAACTCCAAAAAACAGGCAAGGCCGGCTGCGCAAACTGCTATAACGTCTTTGCGGACGTTATGGATAACGCGATACGCCGCATACACGCCGCCTCAACACATTGCGGCAAGGTGCCCGCAAGCGTCGACGGACAGATGAGCGTGACAAGAAAGATAGAAGAATTAAAAGCAAAGCTCAACGTAGCCGTACAGAACGAAGAATATGAGCTTGCGGCTACCATACGCGACGAAATAAAAGCGCTGCAGGCGAAAGGAGAGGAAAAAAATGAGCAGAAACTGGTATAA
- a CDS encoding DUF4860 domain-containing protein, with the protein MKTKSGSGIAASLIVACVFGVAMLLALTTGAGVYRQVQDRVNGSADERLGITYITAKIHSYDMADSVKAGSFGGEDAVFLQERLSDGMVCETIIYVHNGWLMELFCVKDSGLGPDDGQQIIEAQDLTVTQDGRMIGIDYTDADGRRETSYVYLRSGG; encoded by the coding sequence ATGAAGACAAAAAGCGGCTCGGGTATAGCCGCATCATTGATAGTAGCCTGTGTGTTCGGAGTGGCGATGCTTTTGGCGCTTACGACGGGGGCGGGAGTTTACCGTCAGGTACAGGACAGGGTGAATGGATCTGCCGATGAGAGGCTCGGGATAACGTATATCACTGCGAAGATCCACAGCTATGACATGGCAGACTCCGTAAAGGCCGGCAGCTTTGGCGGTGAGGACGCCGTGTTTCTTCAGGAAAGGCTTTCTGACGGAATGGTTTGCGAGACGATCATATATGTGCATAACGGCTGGCTTATGGAGCTGTTTTGTGTGAAGGACAGCGGACTTGGGCCTGACGACGGACAACAGATAATCGAGGCGCAGGATCTGACTGTCACTCAGGACGGCAGAATGATCGGTATAGATTATACAGATGCTGACGGCAGACGTGAGACGTCATATGTATATTTAAGAAGCGGGGGATAG
- the sleB gene encoding spore cortex-lytic enzyme, whose protein sequence is MSKNTASALLISAVLIAALLLFVFYAQSIKPETAETFSRYGSSGDEVKTIQTKLKNWGYYNGAIDGIYGSETQAAVKYFQQKNGLKGDGIAGVQTLNAMGITSSGSQSSYTQSERSLLTRIISAEARGEPYEGQVAVGAVILNRVEHPSFPNTIAGVVYQPGAFSALDDGQFNQPVDAACARAADAAMAGSDPSGGAIYYYNPAKSTNKWILSRPVIKRIGNHVFAA, encoded by the coding sequence ATGTCCAAGAACACCGCGTCCGCCCTTTTAATATCGGCTGTACTGATAGCGGCTCTTCTTCTCTTTGTTTTTTATGCTCAAAGCATAAAACCGGAAACTGCCGAAACCTTTTCGCGCTACGGCTCCAGCGGCGACGAAGTAAAGACCATACAGACAAAGCTCAAAAACTGGGGTTACTATAACGGCGCGATCGACGGAATATACGGCAGTGAAACTCAGGCGGCCGTAAAATACTTTCAACAGAAAAACGGCCTTAAGGGCGACGGCATTGCAGGCGTTCAAACGCTTAATGCCATGGGTATCACAAGCTCGGGCTCGCAGTCGTCTTATACGCAGTCGGAGCGAAGCCTTCTTACGCGCATAATAAGCGCCGAAGCTCGCGGCGAGCCTTACGAAGGACAGGTGGCCGTAGGCGCGGTGATCCTTAACCGCGTCGAACATCCGTCGTTTCCGAATACCATCGCGGGCGTCGTATATCAGCCCGGCGCGTTCTCCGCACTTGACGACGGGCAGTTCAATCAGCCCGTCGATGCGGCCTGCGCGCGCGCCGCAGACGCAGCCATGGCAGGAAGCGACCCTTCGGGCGGCGCGATATATTATTACAATCCCGCAAAATCAACGAACAAATGGATCTTGAGCCGCCCCGTTATAAAAAGGATCGGCAATCACGTCTTTGCCGCATAA
- a CDS encoding protein arginine kinase has product MSRNWYKSTGDCSDIVISTRVRLARNLSHYPFPGRMDDAMQDAMLSEIKAVMEKETGVFGSDYTFIDMTQLSDNERLAMTEQHLISTEFETSPAKRALIVNGDQTVSIMINEEDHVRIQCIMSGLAIAECYDLASKIDDCLDRALGFAFSNQYGYLTKCPTNVGTGMRVSVMMNLTALFLSGKMSSTVQSLSKLGLTVRGMYGEGSLPYGNLYQISNQVTLGLSEHEILEKLYTIARQIVENERNTRRERVGRRRDQIEDYCYRSLGMMKAARIMTSMETINLLNGVRYGVSTGLLPDIDFALLNEIMVCTQKANLMMQYENENMSEEERDAVRAEYIRAKLAGVEI; this is encoded by the coding sequence ATGAGCAGAAACTGGTATAAATCAACGGGCGATTGTTCCGATATCGTTATCTCCACGCGCGTCCGCCTTGCCAGAAACCTCTCGCACTATCCCTTCCCCGGCCGTATGGACGACGCCATGCAGGACGCCATGCTCTCCGAAATAAAGGCCGTAATGGAGAAGGAGACTGGCGTATTTGGCAGCGATTATACCTTTATAGATATGACGCAGCTTTCCGACAACGAGCGTCTTGCCATGACGGAGCAGCATCTTATAAGCACAGAATTTGAAACTTCGCCCGCAAAGCGCGCTCTCATAGTAAACGGCGACCAGACGGTAAGCATAATGATAAACGAGGAGGATCATGTGCGCATACAGTGCATAATGAGCGGCCTTGCGATAGCCGAATGCTACGATCTTGCAAGCAAAATAGACGACTGTCTCGACCGCGCGCTCGGCTTTGCCTTCTCCAATCAATACGGATATCTTACAAAATGCCCCACTAACGTGGGCACCGGCATGAGAGTGTCCGTTATGATGAACTTAACGGCCCTGTTTTTAAGCGGCAAGATGTCTTCGACGGTCCAGTCGCTTTCAAAGCTCGGCCTTACCGTACGCGGCATGTACGGCGAGGGCTCTCTCCCCTACGGAAACCTTTATCAGATATCTAATCAGGTGACCTTAGGCCTTTCTGAGCACGAGATACTTGAAAAGCTCTACACGATAGCGCGCCAGATCGTAGAAAACGAGCGCAACACCCGCCGCGAGCGCGTTGGAAGGCGCCGCGACCAGATCGAGGATTACTGCTACCGCAGTCTCGGCATGATGAAGGCGGCAAGAATAATGACCTCGATGGAAACGATAAACCTGTTGAACGGCGTGCGCTACGGCGTATCGACGGGGCTTCTGCCCGACATCGATTTCGCACTTTTGAACGAGATAATGGTGTGCACCCAAAAGGCAAATCTCATGATGCAATACGAAAATGAGAATATGAGCGAGGAGGAGCGCGACGCCGTGCGCGCAGAATATATCCGCGCAAAGCTTGCGGGCGTTGAAATATAA
- a CDS encoding substrate-binding domain-containing protein translates to MKKLVAAAVLVCMLAALFGCSQTTTEEKTYPFTPDNYPKVDGSTATIPLSEQFFSDATGVSLGDASTYIKHNTTHNAYVNLINKDCDVIFVTSPSEEEYALAAEAGVELEVHPVVNEGFIFMVNEKNPVDDLSCQQIVDIYTDKITNWSEVGGEDKEIIAYQREVNSGSQTGFLDLVMGDVEPADAPTEKRIVGMGELVEAVSGYDNSDQALGYSYYFYVNEMYVRDAAKLISVEGVYPSPETIADGSYPYTTAYYAVIRADEPEDSPARALLNWTLSEDGQNAAKEAGYVPLA, encoded by the coding sequence ATGAAAAAATTAGTTGCAGCCGCCGTGCTCGTATGTATGCTTGCGGCGCTTTTCGGCTGTTCGCAGACGACGACGGAGGAAAAGACTTATCCGTTCACGCCGGACAATTATCCTAAGGTGGACGGCTCCACGGCAACGATACCGCTGTCCGAGCAGTTCTTCTCCGACGCAACGGGAGTTTCTCTCGGCGACGCTTCGACGTATATCAAGCACAATACGACGCACAACGCATACGTGAACCTTATCAATAAGGACTGCGACGTCATCTTTGTTACCAGCCCTTCAGAGGAGGAATATGCCCTTGCGGCCGAAGCCGGCGTTGAGCTTGAGGTGCATCCTGTTGTAAACGAGGGCTTTATCTTCATGGTGAATGAGAAAAACCCCGTTGACGATCTGAGCTGCCAACAGATAGTTGATATCTATACAGATAAGATAACGAACTGGTCCGAGGTGGGCGGCGAGGATAAAGAGATAATCGCGTATCAGCGCGAGGTGAACTCGGGTTCGCAGACGGGCTTTTTAGATCTTGTAATGGGCGACGTTGAGCCTGCCGACGCGCCGACAGAGAAGCGCATAGTCGGAATGGGCGAGCTTGTTGAGGCTGTATCGGGTTACGACAACTCCGACCAGGCGCTCGGATACTCATATTACTTCTATGTGAACGAAATGTATGTGCGCGACGCGGCTAAGCTTATCTCGGTTGAAGGCGTATATCCCTCGCCCGAAACGATAGCCGACGGAAGCTATCCCTACACTACCGCTTATTATGCCGTGATACGCGCCGACGAGCCGGAGGACAGCCCCGCGAGAGCGCTCCTTAACTGGACGCTGTCCGAGGACGGACAGAATGCCGCAAAGGAGGCAGGGTATGTTCCGCTTGCATAA
- a CDS encoding CtsR family transcriptional regulator — MKLSDIIAEFISESLSESGECEIGRNELAMKFGCAPSQITYVITTRFSPNQGYIVTSRRGGGGYIRIARMCCDRRQTIMHIVNSIEGDMDQNTANIFLKNMTGYDYMTKEEAKMISAAISESSLKNVPAETRAFVRADIFKNMLISLL; from the coding sequence TTGAAACTGTCCGATATTATCGCGGAATTTATCAGCGAAAGCCTGTCGGAAAGCGGCGAATGCGAGATCGGCCGAAACGAGCTTGCTATGAAATTCGGATGCGCGCCTTCGCAGATAACATACGTCATAACAACGCGCTTCTCGCCCAATCAGGGCTATATAGTAACGAGCAGGCGCGGCGGCGGCGGATACATCCGTATCGCCCGTATGTGCTGTGACAGGCGGCAGACTATAATGCATATAGTAAACTCCATAGAGGGCGATATGGATCAGAATACCGCAAATATTTTTTTAAAAAATATGACGGGATACGACTATATGACTAAAGAAGAGGCAAAAATGATAAGCGCGGCCATATCAGAAAGCTCGCTTAAAAACGTACCTGCCGAAACGCGCGCCTTTGTTCGCGCAGACATATTTAAAAACATGCTTATAAGCTTACTTTAA
- the polA gene encoding DNA polymerase I: MKLMIFDGNSIINRAFYAIRLLTNSKGQPTNAVYGFLNIFLKFIEDEKPDCVCAAFDLPGGTFRNEMYSGYKIKRKGMPDELAAQLPVVKEILSAMNVPCLECAGFEADDIIGTVARLCEKQNVSCDIVTGDRDDLQLVSDKTNVLLITTKGGQTLTTRYNPEEVEKNYGLKVSQLIDLKALWGDASDNIPGVAGIGEKTAASLLQKYGTLDEIYKEGAIDKEKAGVKNKLIAGRDMAYLSRTLGTIRTDAPISFSPGDARISPYDTDRLYAILSELELKAFITRLGLKPEKKETDAPGREKYEALPYDDSIIKRIQNEGVMYYIMQSEHTYVLCGEAVYKCKNEALGALFCDKTVKKRAYDIKRDMTKLGSEELRYLGGDFDFMLAAYVADPALPAGGFFRAAGRFLESGISPMGDIYESEDDACEALVNMPALYEKMCDHIEKNGQHRLFYDIEMPLAGVLFEMEREGMYIDADVLDEIGRELSEAIERSTREIYDIAGEEFNIGSPKQLGTILFERLGLPVLKKTKTGYSTDAETLEKLAPYHPIIDKILEYRQKTKLSSTYIEGLKKARDADGYLHTCFNQALTHTGRLSSTEPNLQNIPVRLPEGRRIRKAFVCEREGYEYLSADYSQIELRVLAGMSGDETMTRIFSEGGDIHTATAAQVWGVKPQDVTPEMRSGAKAVNFGIVYGISGFTLAGNIGVSVKQAKEYIDSYFKTFGGVRRYLDEVVKRAKEDGYVKTKFGRVRFIDELKSSNKNVRAFGERVALNTPIQGTAADIIKLAMVNVDRALKKEGLETKLVLQIHDELVLLAKDEELSRASEILVREMENVCDIGVPLKVSVSHGRSWYDAK, from the coding sequence ATGAAGCTGATGATTTTTGACGGCAACAGCATTATAAACCGTGCGTTTTATGCGATAAGGCTGCTTACGAATTCAAAGGGGCAGCCGACGAATGCCGTTTACGGTTTTTTAAACATTTTTTTAAAGTTCATCGAGGATGAAAAGCCCGACTGCGTCTGCGCCGCGTTCGATCTGCCGGGCGGTACGTTCAGAAACGAGATGTATTCGGGATATAAGATAAAAAGAAAGGGTATGCCGGATGAGCTGGCCGCTCAGCTTCCCGTTGTAAAGGAGATACTTTCCGCCATGAACGTACCGTGTCTTGAATGCGCGGGCTTTGAGGCCGACGACATAATAGGCACCGTGGCGCGACTTTGTGAAAAGCAGAACGTTTCATGCGATATAGTAACGGGCGACCGCGACGATCTGCAGCTTGTAAGCGATAAAACCAATGTGCTTCTTATTACGACAAAGGGAGGACAAACGCTTACGACGCGATATAATCCCGAAGAGGTCGAAAAAAACTACGGCCTTAAGGTTTCTCAGCTTATTGACTTAAAAGCTCTTTGGGGAGATGCGTCGGACAATATTCCGGGAGTTGCGGGCATAGGAGAAAAGACGGCCGCATCCCTTTTACAGAAATACGGCACGCTTGACGAGATATATAAGGAGGGCGCGATAGACAAAGAAAAGGCAGGCGTTAAAAATAAGCTTATCGCAGGGCGCGATATGGCGTATTTAAGCCGCACGCTCGGCACGATAAGGACCGATGCGCCGATAAGCTTTTCGCCAGGGGATGCGCGCATAAGCCCGTATGATACCGACAGGCTTTACGCGATACTGTCGGAGCTTGAGCTGAAGGCTTTTATAACGCGGCTGGGCTTAAAGCCGGAAAAAAAAGAAACGGATGCGCCGGGAAGGGAAAAATATGAGGCTCTGCCATATGACGACAGTATAATAAAGAGAATACAAAATGAAGGCGTTATGTACTACATCATGCAGAGCGAACACACATATGTTTTGTGCGGCGAAGCAGTATATAAATGCAAAAATGAGGCTTTGGGCGCGTTGTTTTGCGATAAGACCGTAAAAAAACGCGCATATGACATAAAGCGCGATATGACAAAGCTTGGCTCGGAAGAGCTTCGCTATTTGGGCGGCGACTTCGACTTTATGCTTGCGGCTTATGTTGCCGATCCTGCGCTGCCCGCAGGCGGATTCTTTCGGGCGGCGGGACGCTTTTTGGAAAGCGGCATATCTCCTATGGGGGACATATACGAAAGCGAGGACGACGCCTGCGAGGCGCTTGTAAATATGCCGGCGCTCTATGAAAAGATGTGCGATCATATAGAAAAGAACGGTCAGCACCGTTTGTTTTACGATATCGAGATGCCGCTTGCGGGCGTGCTTTTCGAGATGGAGCGCGAGGGTATGTATATCGACGCGGACGTGCTTGACGAGATAGGGCGCGAGCTTTCGGAAGCGATAGAGCGCTCGACGCGCGAGATATACGACATTGCGGGGGAGGAGTTCAACATAGGCTCGCCGAAGCAGCTCGGCACTATACTGTTTGAGCGGCTCGGGCTTCCCGTGCTCAAAAAAACCAAGACAGGATATTCTACAGATGCGGAGACGCTTGAAAAGCTTGCGCCGTATCATCCGATAATCGATAAAATTCTTGAATATCGGCAGAAGACTAAGCTAAGCTCCACTTATATAGAAGGTCTTAAAAAGGCGCGCGATGCGGACGGCTATCTTCACACCTGCTTTAATCAGGCACTGACGCATACGGGGCGGCTTTCGTCAACGGAGCCTAATCTCCAGAACATACCCGTCCGCCTGCCCGAAGGACGGCGGATACGCAAGGCGTTCGTATGTGAGCGCGAGGGATACGAGTATCTTTCGGCCGATTATTCGCAGATAGAGCTGAGGGTTTTGGCGGGAATGTCCGGCGATGAGACGATGACGCGGATATTCTCTGAGGGCGGCGATATCCATACGGCCACGGCAGCTCAGGTCTGGGGAGTAAAGCCACAGGATGTGACGCCTGAAATGCGTTCGGGCGCAAAGGCCGTAAACTTCGGAATAGTATACGGCATATCGGGTTTTACGCTCGCGGGGAATATAGGCGTGAGCGTGAAGCAGGCAAAGGAATATATAGACAGCTATTTTAAGACGTTCGGCGGCGTGCGCCGTTATCTTGACGAGGTGGTAAAGCGCGCGAAAGAGGACGGATACGTTAAAACAAAGTTCGGACGCGTGCGCTTTATCGACGAGCTTAAAAGCTCGAATAAGAATGTGCGCGCCTTTGGCGAGCGCGTGGCGTTAAATACGCCGATACAGGGCACGGCGGCCGATATCATCAAGCTTGCGATGGTTAATGTTGACAGGGCGCTGAAAAAAGAAGGGCTTGAAACGAAGCTCGTGCTTCAGATACACGACGAGCTAGTGCTTCTTGCAAAGGATGAGGAGCTTTCGCGCGCAAGCGAAATACTTGTGCGCGAGATGGAGAACGTGTGCGATATAGGAGTGCCTTTAAAGGTGAGCGTAAGTCACGGAAGGTCATGGTACGATGCAAAGTAG